The nucleotide sequence AATAGCGCTTCTATACTTTGCGACCCCAAAATGCTGATATATTGCCACTTTGCTTCTCATGACGAAATCTATCGTATAATTCAGGATCAATTTCCAATGGGCCAAACATAGCCAGTAGAGAAATTCAGAAATCGGTTGTACCAAGGCCGCGTCCCTTCTACCTCCCTCCTTCTCAAATCTGCAAAACCATGCCCTATACGTCCATCTAAAAAAGTATAACCTGGGCCGACCATTAACTTTATTCCCATTCCTACCAATAAACCAAAATCGTACCTCTCAAGATTGTCGTCCTCAAAGTCTATGTTTCGGGTACCGTCATCCAAAGGCTCCACATTTCGGTAGTCCCACGATGTACGCCCCCATAAAGCATAACCTGCATAAGGCCCCACCTCTCCATAAAATCTTAAGGATTTGGATCCAACGGAAAAGTTTGCCAAAAGATTGCTATTAAGATATTGAATCCTAGTTACCTCCCGCATATCCCCTTCAATGGATCTAAATTGTCTGCCAAGTGGAGAAAAGTTTACTTCTGTCTGAATAGAAAAATGCTTACCTGTCCGAAAGTTTAAAAACCCACCAATAGCAGGACTCGGCAGAAGCGGCATTCTTAACCCTTCAGGTCGAGAACCTGCTTCATAGTCAGATAAGTTTAAACCGCCACGAATGCCTAGGGAAACCTGCCCATCGACCTGAGCGCTTATAAACATTATCAGTAGAGTAAAAATTATACTATTCCTCATCAGCGTCATTAGAAAGTTACCTTTCAAAGAACAACCCGTAGCTAATGGTTTGGTTATGTTATTCCCATTATAAAGCATAAAAAAAGGTTGTAGTTACACTACAACCTTTAACAGTATATCTATTTATAATTTTTCTAATTACTTAGCATATACACAATCCCAACATTAAGCCCAAACCAAGAATAAGGCCGGCTAACATTACTGCCTTCCAGTGTGTTCATGACATAGTTGTACCTTACACTACCATTAACATAGAACCTTTCAGCAGTTTCAAACAATAATCCAAAAACAGGAGCCGCTCCAAACTTAGCCTCTGTTTGTACAGTAAGTTGATTTATGCCTGAAACCCATTGGGAGCCTCTATATATATACACGCCTGCATCAAGACCAATGTAGGGACGTATACTTTCGTCAGATAAATAATACTCAAAAAATCCCGTTACAGGTATAAAGTCTTGACTCCCCCTAGAAAAAGCACTACCTATGCTAAAACGGTTATAGCCAGCATTTAACCCAATAACAACCTCTTCCATGGCCTGATATCTAAAAGACCCTTGTACACCAAAAGAGGCATTATACCGGTCGCCCAAGGTGCCTACAGGAAGATTGACACCGGCCGAAGCCCCAAACCCCACCTGTCCAACCTGAGCATAAGAAGCTTGAGCAAACATTAGTAGCCCAGCTAAGAAAAATACAATAGACAATTTCCTTTTCATATTTTCATCCAATAAATTCTCAAATAAAGATAAGAAAAATAATCTTTTCTCTATGCCAATAAGGCAAAAAAAATGGACAGGTATACCCTGTCCATTTACATATGAAGAAATTACTACCGGTTGTGCATTAAAACTCCTTATTTCCCAAGTAAGATTGTCACATACGTCAACCGATAATCAAAATACAATTACTGGACAAAAAGGTAACTAAAATAAAAAATCAATTTTAGACAAGGATCTTGACTCTCCTGCTGTGCATGAAGATGAAACCGTTTGTCCGAAACTCGAGTAGACCAGAATGGACATGATAAAAATTGCAAAACAATGCTTCATAAAAGTAACAGTTTAATAGCCAGTAAGATTTTTTTATTGTAAATAAAAATAAACCACCTCAATTTAACAACTAAAACCCACTTATTATAGACATATTCTTAATTACTATAAGCTAAGCCTAGCTTGTTGTGTTAATTCCCGATAGGTAGTTTATTTTTGTGGGGCAAGCTTTGAATGTTAGCGAAGTAGCATTCAAGCTCTAGCGAGTGTAGAGAAGGTTTAAAAAACTGGAGTATTGCGAAGAAGATGGAGCAATGTTATAATTGTCCTTTAATAAAAAAAGCTACCCTTAAAGAGTAGCTTTTTCTTGTGGGACGTACTGGATTCGAACCAGTGACCCCCTGCTTGTAAGGCAGGTGCTCTGAACCAGCTGAGCTAACATCCCGTTTTTTGTTTTTATTTAAGAATTTCCCTTCTGAAAACTTCTTTTTTTATTTTTGTTTTCGGTTATTGTTCCGATTACGTGTGCAAAGGTAGGCAATGTTTTTTAATATACAAGCTTTCTGCAAAAATATTTTCATAAATAAATTTTATACCGCTATTAAAGACTAAAAACATAATTTCCCGTTAACTTTGAATAGGGAATGTTATCCAAAGAATGTTCAAAAGAATAGCCAAAATACTGCTCTACCTGTTTTTCTCAATTGCGATAGTCTTTACTATCTTGTTTAGCATTATTTTTATAAATCAGGATAGAATAATTAAGTTAACTATCAATGAACTGAATAAATACCTGATAACCAAAGTTGAAGTTAGTGACAATATAGACACAGAACTTTTCTCAACCTTTCCCAATGCATCTGTCAAACTAGAAAAAGTTCGTATTTACGAATCCATAAAAGGAAGCGATGCTTTATTAGCTGACCTAGAGTCTGCTTATTTGGCTATAGACCTATGGACTTTAATAACCAAGGGCAACATAAGCATTTCCCGGATTTTTTTAGAAAATGGAAGTATAGATATTAAGTTTCTTTCAGACGGCTCTAATAATTTTTCCATTATTAAGTTTCCTGACGAGCCTTCAGACGACACCGGCGCCGACTTTAATATCAACCTGATTTCTCTGGAAAAAGTAAACCTGAAATACTCAAACGAAGTATCAGAGCAACGCTACGACATATTTTGTAAAAACAATCAAGCCACCCTATCCTATGTCAATGAAATTTGGGACATAAAAATTTCGGGGCACTCCCATGTCAATTATGTGAGCATATCTAACCACGATTATGTAAAAGACAAATCATTGGACATTACTTGCAGGCTAGCCTATGACGAAAGTCAGGAATACCTAAACATCAGCCAATCTGCGATAAAACTCAATAGTTTCCTTTTTTCCATTTCAGGAGATGTGAAAACAGGAAACACTTCGGAGGTCAACATCAATATAGAAGGCGAAGAAGGAAGGGTTGAGTCATTGCTTTCTCTATTGCCCCCTCGATTCAAAAAAGACTTGGGGAAATTTAGGGCGAAAGGAGATGTTTATTTTAAAGGAAAAGTTGCAGGAGTAGTATCTGCCACTAAAAACCCTCTAGTAGAGCTTAGCTTTGGGTTTTCCGACACATCATTAGAACACCCTAACCTAAACAGCCCTGTAACTGGCGCAACTTTAAAAGGCAGCTTCACCAATGGCAAGTTCCGTAATGAGACGTCCACCTTACTTGCCTTAGATGAGCTTAAAGGAATATATGACGGAAAAACCATCAAAGGCAGGATAGTCGTTGCCAATTTCCAGGAACCAACGTTAGATATGGAATTATCTGGTGCTATCAACTTAGGTTTCCTTTTGGCTATTTACCCAATTGAAGAAATAAACTCCGCAGAAGGGGAAGTAGAAATGAATATTCACTTCAACGGCCGTTTGGCTGACTTTAAAACTCACGCTGGGAGCAAACGCATAAATACCTCTGGTGACATCATTTTAAGGAAAGTAAGGTTTAAGCATGTAGATTACCCCTATGAGTTCAAGAAGCTGAACGGAAACTTCCTTTTTAACAGAAGCGATTTGGCAATCAATGAATTTACCGGCTATTTGGGCAAAAGCCACTTTGATCTCAAAGGTTCATTCAGGAATATTATACCTAGACTCGTTTTCCAAAGAGAGAAGTTATTTATAGAAGCTGATTTAAAATCTAACCACGTTGATCTAGAAGAGCTACTGGATTATTCAGACAGCAATAATAAGCAAAGCGTATCAAAAACCACCTATCAAAATACACTTTTTGACCATTACGACTTTAAGCTGAACTGCGACATCAGGAAATTGAACTTTAAGAAATTTTCTGCTAAAAACATCAAGACCACTATAAAGACCAATACCCCATTCGTCAAAGTAAACCGAGCATCATTAGATATTGCTGGCGGAAATTTATCATTCAACTCTGATTTTAACCTTAGCAACTTAGATAATATAAATGTCACTATAGACGCTATAGCTAAGGACATCCACTCTGACAGCCTATTTTACATCTTTGGAAATTTTGACCAACAGTTCATCACCCATAAGCATTTAAAAGGCCAAATCTTTTGCCAAGGGCTCATTTCGTTTAAAATGAACCAGCATTTGGACATTCATTTACCTACCATTGCCTCAGATTTAGATGTGACTATAAAAAATGGCCACTTAATAGCATTTGAACCTATGCAGCAACTTTCTAAGTTCATTGACGAAAAAAGCCTTGCCAACATCAACTTTTCTGAAATGAGAAATAAAATACATATAGTAAATGAGGTTATTTACATTCCAGAAATGATGATCAAGTCTAATATAGCAGACATAAGTGTCTCAGGCAGCCATTCATTCAATACAGATATGGACTACAGATTGGGGGTGCCTTTGAAAGCAATTAAGAAAAACCACAAAGATAAAGACGAAGCATTTGGAGCTATAGAAGATGATGGCAGAAGAGGGGCTGTATTATTCCTTACTATAAAAGGAAATAGTGATAACTATAAAGTAGGATATGACTCAAAAAGAGCCGTCAAAAAAATAGGAGAAGATATTAAAGGTCAAGGCCAGGAGATCAAAGATATCATCAAAGGACGCAAAGATTCCGAAACCAGGTACCATGAATTAGACACTGAGGAGTACTTTGACTTTGATGAAGATTAGGCATTTAGCCAGTCATCATTTGTTTAAAATATGACTGGCCGGATACCAGACAATCTTATAGCTATCCGGTATTTCCTCATTCCGATGTTCGTTAATAAACTTAATGATATCTTTCTTGTCTACCGCTTGTTTCCACATCATCAAAGATTCACTTAACAAGACAGTTCCAGAATTCTTCTTTACCCTAACAAACTTTTCATCGTTGACCGCATTTCTCAAGCACTGCTTTAACTGCTTATCGAGTGTTTTTGGGAAAAAGGCTTCTTCGGGGGCTGGAAAAAACCCAGAGGTTCCTGTTGACAAACCAAAATAAAGCTTTTTATCCGAAAACTTGCTCAAAATTATATCATGCTTAAGCTCTTGTAATGAAAGCGTTTGCCCTGAAACTTTAAAATCTTTGTTAGTAAAAAAACCTTCAATATCATAGGGAGAGCTAACAGGGTAGTTTTTCACCACACCCGATATGACCAATACATTGTGGGCATTTAAATAAAAAGCCTTAAGCACAGGTTCAGGAGAGCGAGAAAGGTTTGCTTTTTCTATCAATTGAAGAAGGTCATCTAGCTTATGAGGCTTTTTCTTGACTCTGGCATAGTCTACTTTTCCTTCAGAAACATATTCTTTAAAAAACTTATTAGATTTTCTAAAGAACTTTCTTTGAAATTTTTGAGCATCTGCCGGAACAACACTCACAATCCAAAGAAAGAAAACTAGCACACCAATTTGAAACTTCTCCATAGTTTTAACAACAGGTTACGACAACACGCCACATCAAACGGCCAGGAAACACTCCTGGCCTTAATTTATAAGAAATAACCGAACAGGTTCGGATCTTTATTGATTTCTATATAATCTATCTTCTTCTTGTTCATCCGCTCCATCAACAAATTATAATCCTCTCTGTATTTCAGCTCTATACCTACCAATGCGGGTCCTGCTTCTTTAATGTTTTTCTTAGTATATTCAAAACGGGTAATATCGTCATTTGGCCCCAAAACTTCATCGAGAAACTCCCGCAAGGCACCAGCCCGTTGAGGGAAGCTAACAATAAAGTAATGCTTAAGGCCTTCATAAATAAGTGAGCGTTCCCGAATCTCATTCATTCTGCCCAAATCATTATTACTGCCACTGACCACACAGACCACATTTTTACCTTTGAGCCGATCTGCTATAAAATCAAGGCCGGCAATAGACAGTGCACCAGCGGGCTCAGCCACGATAGCCTCTTCGTTGTAAAGCTTGATAATGGTAGAGCAAACTTTTCCTTCAGGCACTAAAACAACTTCATCCAGGGTTTTGGAACAAATTTTAAAATTTAGCTCCCCCACTGTTTTAACAGCAGCGCCATCAATAAACTTGTCTATTTTATCAAGAGTAACTACTTTTCCCTGCTTAATAGACTCGTACATGGCAGGTGCCCCAGCAGGCTCCATCCCAATAATTTTTGTTTTAGGACTAATCTTTTTAAAATAAGAAGAAATTCCTGCCGCAAGTCCACCACCACCAATAGGAATTACTAAATAGTCAATTTCCTCAGAAAGGTCGTCCAGTGTTTCTACAGCAACCGTTCCCTGCCCTTCAATGACCTTCTTATCATCAAACGGATGTATAAAGAGTTTCTTGTTTTGGTCAGAATATTTGATGGCTTCTTCATAGGCATCGTCAAAGGTGTCGCCGGTAAGCACAACCTCTACAAAATCACTTCCAAACATTTTGACCTGCTTTACCTTTTGCTTAGGAGTGGTATTAGGCATAAATATTTTCCCTGGTACCTTCATGAGCTTACATGAGTAAGCTACCCCTTGCGCATGGTTTCCGGCACTTGCACACACTACCCCTTTCTTCAGCTCATTTTGAGGATAGCTGCACATAAGGTTATAAGCACCTCTGATCTTATAAGACCTGACCACTTGCAGATCTTCTCGTTTCAAATGGAGCTCACAACCATATTTAGTGGATAAATTATGATTTTTGATTAAAGGGGTATGTGTTACTATACCATTTAGCCTTTTACTGGCTTTTACTATTTCTTCAACAGAAATTAATTCCGACATCTGACAATTTTAGAAAGGATTGAATGTAAAATTAAATTTTTACGTTGTTTCT is from Cytophagaceae bacterium ABcell3 and encodes:
- a CDS encoding AsmA-like C-terminal region-containing protein; this encodes MFKRIAKILLYLFFSIAIVFTILFSIIFINQDRIIKLTINELNKYLITKVEVSDNIDTELFSTFPNASVKLEKVRIYESIKGSDALLADLESAYLAIDLWTLITKGNISISRIFLENGSIDIKFLSDGSNNFSIIKFPDEPSDDTGADFNINLISLEKVNLKYSNEVSEQRYDIFCKNNQATLSYVNEIWDIKISGHSHVNYVSISNHDYVKDKSLDITCRLAYDESQEYLNISQSAIKLNSFLFSISGDVKTGNTSEVNINIEGEEGRVESLLSLLPPRFKKDLGKFRAKGDVYFKGKVAGVVSATKNPLVELSFGFSDTSLEHPNLNSPVTGATLKGSFTNGKFRNETSTLLALDELKGIYDGKTIKGRIVVANFQEPTLDMELSGAINLGFLLAIYPIEEINSAEGEVEMNIHFNGRLADFKTHAGSKRINTSGDIILRKVRFKHVDYPYEFKKLNGNFLFNRSDLAINEFTGYLGKSHFDLKGSFRNIIPRLVFQREKLFIEADLKSNHVDLEELLDYSDSNNKQSVSKTTYQNTLFDHYDFKLNCDIRKLNFKKFSAKNIKTTIKTNTPFVKVNRASLDIAGGNLSFNSDFNLSNLDNINVTIDAIAKDIHSDSLFYIFGNFDQQFITHKHLKGQIFCQGLISFKMNQHLDIHLPTIASDLDVTIKNGHLIAFEPMQQLSKFIDEKSLANINFSEMRNKIHIVNEVIYIPEMMIKSNIADISVSGSHSFNTDMDYRLGVPLKAIKKNHKDKDEAFGAIEDDGRRGAVLFLTIKGNSDNYKVGYDSKRAVKKIGEDIKGQGQEIKDIIKGRKDSETRYHELDTEEYFDFDED
- a CDS encoding outer membrane beta-barrel protein; the protein is MKRKLSIVFFLAGLLMFAQASYAQVGQVGFGASAGVNLPVGTLGDRYNASFGVQGSFRYQAMEEVVIGLNAGYNRFSIGSAFSRGSQDFIPVTGFFEYYLSDESIRPYIGLDAGVYIYRGSQWVSGINQLTVQTEAKFGAAPVFGLLFETAERFYVNGSVRYNYVMNTLEGSNVSRPYSWFGLNVGIVYMLSN
- a CDS encoding DUF547 domain-containing protein; the encoded protein is MEKFQIGVLVFFLWIVSVVPADAQKFQRKFFRKSNKFFKEYVSEGKVDYARVKKKPHKLDDLLQLIEKANLSRSPEPVLKAFYLNAHNVLVISGVVKNYPVSSPYDIEGFFTNKDFKVSGQTLSLQELKHDIILSKFSDKKLYFGLSTGTSGFFPAPEEAFFPKTLDKQLKQCLRNAVNDEKFVRVKKNSGTVLLSESLMMWKQAVDKKDIIKFINEHRNEEIPDSYKIVWYPASHILNK
- a CDS encoding porin family protein is translated as MRNSIIFTLLIMFISAQVDGQVSLGIRGGLNLSDYEAGSRPEGLRMPLLPSPAIGGFLNFRTGKHFSIQTEVNFSPLGRQFRSIEGDMREVTRIQYLNSNLLANFSVGSKSLRFYGEVGPYAGYALWGRTSWDYRNVEPLDDGTRNIDFEDDNLERYDFGLLVGMGIKLMVGPGYTFLDGRIGHGFADLRRREVEGTRPWYNRFLNFSTGYVWPIGN
- the ilvA gene encoding threonine ammonia-lyase IlvA, translating into MSELISVEEIVKASKRLNGIVTHTPLIKNHNLSTKYGCELHLKREDLQVVRSYKIRGAYNLMCSYPQNELKKGVVCASAGNHAQGVAYSCKLMKVPGKIFMPNTTPKQKVKQVKMFGSDFVEVVLTGDTFDDAYEEAIKYSDQNKKLFIHPFDDKKVIEGQGTVAVETLDDLSEEIDYLVIPIGGGGLAAGISSYFKKISPKTKIIGMEPAGAPAMYESIKQGKVVTLDKIDKFIDGAAVKTVGELNFKICSKTLDEVVLVPEGKVCSTIIKLYNEEAIVAEPAGALSIAGLDFIADRLKGKNVVCVVSGSNNDLGRMNEIRERSLIYEGLKHYFIVSFPQRAGALREFLDEVLGPNDDITRFEYTKKNIKEAGPALVGIELKYREDYNLLMERMNKKKIDYIEINKDPNLFGYFL